The following is a genomic window from Clostridium fungisolvens.
AAGTACTTCATAATTGGTGCAGCATTAGCTGCATTATGCCAAGTACTCATTCCAAGGGACAAGCTAACTATGGTAGGACAAAATATCCCTATATCAATAATTGTAATGATGCTTTTTGCATTTTTATCATCACTATGCTCAGAAGCTGATGCCTTTGTTGCAAGTACATTTTTAGGTAGCTTTAGCCTAGGTGCAGTTATGTCATTTTTGATTCTTGGCCCAATGATAGATTTAAAAAATACAGTAATGCTGTTTTCAACATTTAAGAAAAGTTTTGTATTTAAGCTGCTATTTTGCATATTTTCACTTTGTTTTATAGCTGCCTGTTTAATATATTAGGGGGTGAAGCTATGAAAAAATTTAATATCAATGAACTTATATGGTTTTTAATTTTGGTTCTTAGCTCTCTACTGTTAATGTATCTTTTAAAAACATCGAGTATAGCTAATTTTGTGCATCCTAAAATGAATAAATACTTGATTTTCGCCATAGGAGTACTTCTAGTTATAGCTTTCATACAATTTTTTAAGATATTTACTGTACCTGATAGAGGGGGAATAAGAAAGGATTATTTTATATTTATAGCTGCCATTCTCGCAATAGGATTAGCTACTAATAAGGACATGGGAACTGAGGGTATAAATTTAAAGGGAATAAAGCTTTCGACAAGGAGTTATTGGGATGTAACTGGAGATAATCATCATCATTTTGATAAGATTCCTGATGGTGTGATAGAGTTAATTGGTGAGAATTATTATTGTTATTTAGAGGATATAGAAAAGAATATGGATAAGTTTAAAGGTCGTAAGGTTTTAACAGAAGGACTTGTATATAAGAATAGTAGCATGAATAAAAATGAGTTTATAATAGCTAGAAGTGTAATGAGTTGCTGTGCAGCAGATTCTCAAATAATTGGCATAAAGATTATATCTCAATTTGATAAAACATATGATGGACAATGGGTTCGGATTAAAGGTACATTAAGTAGTACTACAGTTTATGAAGGTAATAAACTTATTGAAGTACCTATTATTAAATCTGAGAGTATTGAAGTGACTAAAAAACCTTCTAATCAATATATATATCAAAATTAAAAGTAAATATATAAATAGATGTTAATCTCAGTGACTTAATTACGATATTAAAGTAATAGAATAAATTAATTATTATAAGCGGAAATACGATGAGGTTAAGATGAGAAAAATAAAGTTTGTATGGATAGTTTTTTGTCTATTTATTATATGTTTAATATCTATAAGTCTTTATCCTGCGATACCTAGACCAGATGAAATAGTAGTTCATAAAATGCAAAAATCAATAACCATATCTAAGCAGGACAAGCGGTATAACGAGATATTAACATTAACAAATAAGAGATTTACGATCAGAAATGCTCAATCTGATATAAGTAATAGTGAAAAAGAAAGTTTTATAAAAAATAGCTCAGAGTCTTTAGAGTTTATATATAACCGACCACAATCATACAGATCCAAGAAAGGTTTTATATATTCTATAACTTATGATAGATTGTTTTTTCCTATTGAGTCTTCAGATAAAATCGAATCAACATATGTATTTTTTGGTTCATCAAATGGATATTACAATATTACAGTTAAGGATTTATTAAAAGCAGATAAGCTTGTAGACACCCTAAAAGATATAAATTAGTTCTCAAAATAATAGTTAACAGTTTTATTGTTTTTATGATAAAATTAATATAAACTTTGGCTATGTATTTTAAAGAGGAGGGGTTATAATGAATCCAGTTGCATTTAATATATTTGGACTTGATATCAGATGGTATGGTCTTTTAATTTCATTTGGAGTTCTTGCGGCTTTAACATTAGCTTATTTCACCTGCAGACTAAAAGGAACAGACTTCGATAAACTTATGGATATTTTTATCATAGCATTCCCGATGGCTATTATAGGAGCAAGATTATACTATGTAGTATTTGAATTTGATTACTATAAAAATAATTTAAATCAGATAATAAATATTAGGCAAGGTGGTCTTGCGATTCACGGAGGGGTAATTTTTGCTCTAGTTACTGCATTTATATATACCAAGGTAAAGAAGCTTGATTTTTTTGAATTTGCAGATATTGCTGCACCTTCAATAATATTAGCTCAAGCCATAGGAAGATGGGGTAATTTCTTTAATAGTGAAGCACACGGGGGACCGGTTACTAAGGAATTTATAAGTAAGTTTCCTGCATTTATACAAAAAGGTATGCTTATAGACGGGACCTATTATCATCCAACCTTTTTATATGAATCTTTATGGAATGTATTGGTTTGCTTGATTTTATTATTTATACTTTACAAGAGAAATAACAACCATAAAGGCATAGTACTTGGTAGCTATATGATTTTATACTCTATAGGAAGATTTTTTATAGAAGGATTAAGAACAGATAGTCTTTATATGGCTTATGGTTTAAGAACTGCTCAAGTAGTCAGTGGTTTAGGTGTGGTTTTCGGTATAATCATGATAACTGCAATAGTGAGAAGAAAAAAGGGAATATTTTATTAGAATATAATGGGGCATTATCTACATGCCTCATTTTTAAGCAACCTATACTAATAGAGGATAAAATTTGTCTGTTGACGAATTTTATATAAACAGATATAATAAAAATCGTGACAACTAAATAATATATATTCAGATTACATCAATAGTATGGAGAGATGTCCGAGTGGTTGAAGGAGCACGCCTGGAAAGCGTGTGTAGGGGAAACTCTACCGGGGGTTCGAATCCCCCTCTGTCCGCCATAGTCGTGCTAGACGGGGAGTTAGCGGTGCCCTGTACCTGCAATCCGCTACAGCAGGGTTTAATTCCTCATCGAGGCCTTAATCTGTGAGGCCTGCCCCATGTAAGTGGTGTTGATGGCTGGGTCCCACGCAACGGCAGCCCGTGAACCTCGTCAGGTCCGGAAGGAAGCAGCGATAAGCGGTTCCTGTCGTGTGCCGTGGAGCAGCCTGGCCTGAGCTAACTGCATGGGTAACGCTCATAGATTATTGTCGACATGAGGTGCACGACTTTTAATCTGAATGTAAAAGCCTTTCAGCATTTATATGCTGAAAGGCTTTTTTTACTTTAAAGAAAGATATAAAACTTCTATTCGGATTAAACCTATATATTTCAACGCTTTCAGAAGTTTTTATGGCGATACAGTAAAAAAATAAAACTTATTCGCCTGCCAAATTTTCCTCATATACATTCGGAAAGGCAGATGCGTTAAAAAAGCTCACTGAAGAAAGTCGCTTCAGTAAGCTTTTTTATTCTTTAGAAATTTATACATCAATTACATCTGCGTGTAATTATGCGAACAGACTTAAGAAATAATCTAATCTAGTTTTTTTCTAAATCGTACTATACTAAGTGTTAAAAGAACTAAACCAAGTATAAATAATAAGGTTACATCTTGGACTAAATAGTTTATGGTCAAACCTTTCAGTACAATACCTCTTATTATATTTAGGAAATAAGTTAATGGAATAACATTGCCTATATACTGTATTACCTTAGGCATAGCCTCTCTTGGAAATACAAACCCAGATAGTAGGACGCTTGGAAGAAGCGCAAGGAAAGCCATTTGCATAGCTTGAAGTTGGGTCTTGGCTATAGTGGATATCAATATTCCTATTGCTAGAGCACAGATAACAAAGCCGAAACCTAAGAATATTAATAGTGGAATGCTTCCTGCAACAGGTACGTTAAACCAGTATATACCTAGGATTAAAGCATATATAAAGTCTGCAAATCCAATAACTATATAGGGAACAAGTTTTCCTAAGATTATTTCAGGAGACTTCAAAGGAGAAACTATAAGTTGCTCTATGGTACCTCTTTCTTTTTCTCTAACTAAAGCAAAAGCAGTTAGAATTATAGTTATATTCTGCATTATAAGTCCTATAAGTCCAGGGATGGTATAGTTTTGGTTTCTCAAGGTTGGATTAAAAAGGACTTTAGTACTAATATCTATGCCAGAAATATTGTTAGTAACAAGTGTTTTAGAGGTTACCTTTTCTATCAACTTAGAACTTTGACTTTGAGCTGCCATTACACCACTGCTAAAAGCTGTTCTTGCTGTGGTTGGATCAGATCCATCTACAATAAATTGAACAGTAGGCTTCTCGTGCTTAGCAATTTTATCTGCGTAATCCGGAGGTATTATTAGAGCTGAATGTGCGGTACCATTATTAATAGAATCATCGATAATATCTATATTTTGAGCCTTTCCTATCACTTTAAAGTAAGAAGTGTTCTCGAAGCTTTTTATTAGTTCTCTGCTTTCTGCAGTATTACTTTGGTCGAGTACAAGCATAGAGATATCCTCTAGTTGAGTAACTACAGCATAGCCGAATAATAATATCATCATAAGAGGCATCATTATTGCTATAGCAAAGCTTGCTTTATCTCTTTTTATTTGTATGAACTCCTTTTTTACTATTGATAAAAATCTCTGCATATTCATAGCTAAGACCTCTCTTCACCGATTAAAAATTTTAAATCTTCGAAAGATGATTGAACTTTTTGATTAGTTGATTTCTCTACGTATTTGATAAAAACATCTTCTAGGTTAGAGGCGTTTTCTTGTTTTATAAGTTCTTCAGGAGTACCTAAAGCTATGAGTTTACTATTGAATATAAATGCTATATTATCACAGCTTTGAGCTTCATCCATGTAGTGAGTAGTAACTAGTATTGTTATACCCTGCTTAGCTAGTGTAAATATCATTTGCCAGAATATTCGTCTAGATACTGGATCAACTCCAGCAGTAGGTTCATCTAAGATTAGTATTTTAGGTTTATGAATTAAAGCACATCCTAAAGCAAGCCTTTGTTTCCAACCACCTGATAAGTTTCTAGTTAGTACATTTTCTCTTCCAGTCAAACCAGCCATAGAAATTATACCTTTTTTTCGCTCATTTCTCTGTTTACTTGTAAGCCCGTAGATACCTGCGTAAAAATCTAGATTTTCATTAACTGTTAGATCTTCATATAAACTGAATTTTTGAGACATATATCCTATATTTTGTTTTACTTTTGCAACATTTTTGGCAACATCATAATTTAGTATTCGAGCAGATCCATCAGTAGGAGTCAGTACTCCGCAAAGCATTCTTATTGTAGTGGATTTGCCAGAACCATTTGGTCCTAAAAATCCAAATATCTTTCCTTCTGGTACATTAAAGCTTATATTATCAACGGCAATATAGTTTCCAAATTTTTTAGTTAGACCATTAACTTCAATAGCATTCATATATATCACCTCTATTCTAGAATAACATCTGCCATAAGTCCTGGAGTAGCTGTACTGCTATCATCAAGTTTTAGTTTTACTTCGAATAATGTTTTTTCTTTATCATCTTTAGTCTCAACATTTTTTGGAGTGAATTCAGATTGATCTGATATATAAGTTATCTTACCTTTTTCTGTTTTATCATTAAATTTTATAGTTAAGGAGCTATTTAACTTTACCTTACTTCTCTTAGATTCTTCTATATATATTTTTATATATTTATTTTTTAAATCAGTGACTTTTGCTACATTCATGCCAGGAGTAACCAAGTCACCCTTATGAACTAATATTTCAGTTACATTGCCATCAATAGAAGATGTTATAGATGTTTTTTCAATTTGCAGTTTTGCTAAATCAACGGATGCTTGAGCTTGATCTATTGCACCTTGTGCTTCTTCTTTGATAGAAGTTTTTGCGGTGTCAGGTATATCTGATTGTTTGGCTTTAGCAATCCTTAGTGCTGCTTCAGCTTGCTGTTTTTGGAGTTCATAAGATTTTGAATCTACTTGAATGACTTTATCACCAGACTTTACTGGAGAGCCATCTGATATGTTGATTTCATTTACCTTTCCGGTTACTTCTGAAGATATATTAAAGTTTTCTGATTCTACAGTACCTGTATAAATATTGTTGTTGGAAGTTTTATTTGTGCTACAACCTGCTAGACTTAATGTTGTTAATAATAAGATAAAAGAAAAAATTTTTTTAATCATTTTACAATCCTCCTATTTTTTGTTTAAGCCGTTTAAGAACAAATCTATAATGAGATCAATTTGTTCATCATCATTCATATTTACAAGGCTAGGAATTAGTTGTCTTTGAATAATGTAAATACTAAGAGTGCCTACTAATGCTCTCGCTGCTATTGTAGGATTAATATCTCTAAATACGCCTCTAGCTATACCGGATTTTATAAAGTCTTCTAATAGCAGTTTTCCTTTTGAAGCCATATCCACTAGAAATGAATTTCTTAAATCTTCATGAAACTGCAATTCTGTGATGACTACTTTAATTAAGTCCCAATGCTTATCTATTATATCTAATCTATCCTTAGCAATGGCTTTTAATGTGATTTTTGGATCCATTCCTTCATGATCTTTAAGAATCTTATTGATTCTCGAGGTTATAAACATTTCGCTAAAAACCTCAATAAGTTTTACCATAGCACCGGTTAATAATTCTTTTTTTGTTTTAAAGTATCTAAATATAGTGCCTTCAGCGACTCCTGCGCTTTTAGCTATTTCACTAGTTGTAGCTGCACTAAAACCTTTTTCAGAAAAAATCTTTATTGCAGCTTCTAAAATTATTTGTTCCTTATTTTCTTTAACCATTATACCCTCCTTTAAAAATGAGTGATTACTCACTTTTATATTATGCCTTTTTATCAATTTTGTAAACAACAATTAAAGAGTTCTTTAGAGAATAATTAAGTTAGATTTATTTGAAAAGCTAAGGATTTAAGAATTTTATGTCATACATAGGTCAATAATTGTATATAGGAATATTTAATAAGGCTGTACCACTTCGATCCAAAATAATAAGTTTTAGTACGAAGTGGTACATCAATAATAAATTTTACACATAATCATCCCATATTCTTTGATTAAAGCTAAAGTTTGTGGCATAATATTTCTAGAATATTTGTTAAATTTAAGTATAAGGAGATAATAGATGATAGAATTCATAGTAAGTTGGGCTATATATGTTTTGGGTAAACTTGGGTACTTTGGTGTTTTTTCATTAATGGCGTTAGAAAGTGCATGTATTCCTATACCAAGTGAAGCTATATTGCCTTTTGGAGGATACCTAGCTTCAAGTGCCTATACTGGCAATAAGCTAAACCTTATCTTAGTTATAATAATTGGAACTTTAGGTGGAACTTTTGGATCAGTATGTATTTATTATATTGGAGCTAAAGGGGGAAGACCTTTAGTTGAAAAATATGCAGAGAAGTTAAGGTTATCAAAATCTCATTTAGAAATGAGCGATAATTATTTTAATAAATATGGGGAAAAGATAGCATTTTTTTCGAGACTTTTGCCTATAATAAGAACTTTTATATCTCTACCAGCAGGAATAAGTAAAATGAATTTTAAGAAGTTTGTATTTTATACTTTTGTTGGATCTTTAATATGGAGCATAATTTTAGGCTATGCGGGATATATGATGGGTGAAAATTGGACTAAGATTCGTTCATGGTTACATATTGCAGATTATATAGTTGTAGTTGCAGTTGTAGTTTTAATTGGATATTGGATTGTAAATAGAAGAAGAAAAGCTGTTACAGAAGAATAGTAAATATAATTATTTATTTAAGATATACGAGGTGATTAATTTGAATTTCTACGATCCTGGTGCAAAGATAAGGCTTATGAGAAAGAGATTTCATATGAATCAATCAGAATTAGAAGATAGTAATATGACTAGAGCATTCATAAGTATGATGGAAAGCGGTAAAAGAAGAGTAAGTAAGTCAAGTTCAAAGATATTAGCTGAAAAGTTTAATGACAAGGGAAGAGAAGTAGGTTTAGAGCTAAAATTAGATGATGACTATTTTTCTAGGGAGCCCCATGAAGATGCAAGGGTCTATTGTAGTAACGAATTAATGAAAGATAATAATAGACATGGTCAATTTGAAGAATTATTGTTCATATCCACTGAATTTAATTTAGACGATATAACGGCAGAAATCTATAAAAAGGATGCAGATAAGTATTTAGAAGAGGTTGATTATTCAAAGGCATTTATAAATTATTCAAATTCATTAGGAAAACTTAAAGAGTTAAAATTAAAAGAGTTACAAACATATGTATATAAGCAAATGGGTGTTTGTAAACTAAAAAGAAATGAATATGATGATGCTATATTTTATTTTAATCAAGCTATGTATTATGCCAAAGATCTAGGTGATGAAGCCTGCTTTGTTGACGCTAGCTACAACCTTGCTCTCACATATTTCGATATGCAGAAATATAATGAGAGTATAGAAATTTTGGACAAGTATATTGTGTTTAATGACAATATTGAACGTGGTTTGAAGATAGATTCAAGAGTTTTGAAAGCAAATTCATTCTATAAACTAGGTAAAAGAAAAGAAGCTGTAGATGATTACTTTTTAATAATACAAGAACTTTCAGAAGGAGAGCAATACTTGCTAGCTATGCTGTATAGTAATCTAGGTGAGTATTATTACGAGAGTGGTGAATTACAAGAGAGTATAAAATATATAAATTTAGCTCAAAAAATAAAAAATAGGACAGATAAGAAAACTCTTCCTTATGTATTAAATATAAAAGGTAAGGTGTTTTTCAAGCAAGGACTTGTAGATGAAAGTATGATGATAATGGAATTAGCTATGAATATGGCTGAAGAATATAGTAATTATTCCATTCTTTTTGAGACATATAAGGATTTGATTAATATATATGAATCTATAGAAGATATAGAAAAGATAAAGGATACTTCTTTGAACTTCTTAAGCATACTAGATAAAAATAGCATAGATGATGGTAGAAAGTATGCATTAACGAAGTTAGTTGAGGTTGAGCTAAGAAGAAGTAATACTGAAGAAGCTATAAAGCTTTTGGCTCAGCTAGGTAATGCTATTGAAAACAATTAAACTGCCATAATATAAAATAAAGGTTGATTACTTGCCGAATTTTCCTAACATATGTTCGGGAAAGCAGGTGCGTAGAAAATATAATATATTTGAATAATAAAACACCTCTTGTAAGAGAATACTACTCTCATAAACAGGAGGTGTTTTTGTGAAAAAAATTATATCTATAACTTTACTAATTGTAATGATTTTTTCTATTAGCGTTAGTGCATTTGAGCAAAACATGAAAAAGTTTGAAGTACCACCACTAAAATATGATTATAAGGCACTTGAACCATATATAGATGAGCAGACTATGAGATTACATCATGATAAACATCATCAGGCTTATGTAGATAATCTTAATAAGGCACTAGATAAGTATCCAGAGTTATATGGCAAGTCTTTAGAGGAATTATTGTCTTCTATTGATACCTTACCAAGTGATATTAGAGCTAGTGTAAAAAATAATGGTGGAGGTCATTATAATCATACGTTTTTTTGGGATATAATGGCTCCTAATAAAGGTGGTAATCCAAAAGGAAATGTAATGAAAGCAATAGACAGAGATTTTGGTTCCTTTATTAACTTTAAGAAGGAATTTAAGCAAGCTGCCCTGGATAGGTTTGGTTCAGGATGGGCATGGTTATTGAAGGACAATAATGGAAAGTTGTCTATAGTTTCTACTCCAAATCAAGATACGCCAATACCTTTAGGGCTTAAGCCAATTATAGCTTTAGACGTATGGGAACATGCTTATTACTTAAAATATCAAAATAAAAGAGCAGATTATATAGATGCTTGGTGGAATGTAGTTAACTGGGATAAAGCTGAACAATTATATAATCAAAGTTGAAAATTAAATTATCTATTGGTGAAAACAAACATAGCTGTATCAATATAAATAATCTTATATCGATACAGCTATGTTTTTACTAGTAGAATAGCCTAGCGTATCTTTCTTATTAAAGAAATAAATTCGTAAGGTATTGTATTTCTTTCATCCTCAACACCGATTTCTTGTTCTATAATGTCCCAGTCAGAATAATCTATTTTTGGAAAAGTGGTATCTCCATCGAAGTGTTTTTTTACTCTTGTTATATAGAGTTTACTTGTGTAAGGAAGAAGTTGCGAATATATTTCTCCTCCACCAATTATGAAAACCTCATCCTCAATGTTAGAGAATCTAGTAATAATTTCATCAAGTGAATTAACCACTTCTACATTTTCGTCTTCAATAAAGAAGTTTTTATCTTTTGTTATAATAACATGATATCTATTTGGGAGAACACCTGGAAGCGATTGGAAAGTCTTTCGTCCTAAAATAACTGTATGTCCAGAGGTTATTTTTTTAAATCTTTTAAGATCTGCGGGAAGATGCCAGATTAGGTCGTTGTTATTTCCTATTACTCCATTTTCTGATATAGCTGCTATTATAGAAAGCATTAAATTGCCACCTCCATGTTTATTTTTGAATGATGTTTATAATCTATTAATTTAATGTCATCTGCTGTGAAATCATAAAAGTTATTAATTTCAGGATTTATCCAAAGTTTAGGTGCATCATAAGAACAATCTTTTCTCAAAAGCTGTTCTTTTAATCCATTAACGTGATTTTCATATATGTGAGCGTTATTTATAACATGTGTGAATAAACCAGGTTTTAGATTTGTAACTTGAGCTATAAGGTGTACCAATACAGCATATTGACTGGAGTTAAAAGGAACTCCAAGTCCCATATCTCCACTCCTTTGTACTAGCATGCAGTTAAGTCTCCCATCAGTAACATCCCACATGGTTAAGAAACAGCATGGATGAAGCGGTCCACCATTTAAATATGGAATTTGCCATAAATTTATCATCATTCTCCTATCTTGAGGATTGGTTTTTAAGGTTTCGATAAGATTATCTATCTGATCAAATTTTTTTACAATCCAACCATATGAAGTACCGATAGTTCCGTCATCCATCATCCATTCATCCCATATATGAACATTTTCTTCTTGAAGCTTTCTTACATCATTAGATCCATCTTTGAATATCCACAATAATTCTTTAACTGCAGTTTTAAAAGCTACAAATTTTGTTGTTAGGATAGGAAATTCTTTTTGTAAATCAAATTGCATTATTTGGTGAGGAAGTTTATATGTTCTTACACCAGTTCTATTAGTATCAAAATAACCATTTTCCAAAATATCTTCTACAATAGAAAGATATTTTTTATCATAAATGCTCATATTCTCCTCCTGTGATTTAGTGATAAGTAATATTAAAATATAAGTTTTATAGTTATGCTTATAGGATATTTAAGATTATAAATACAAGTTTCTTATATATGGATGTATCACTTCGTATTTGAATATATTAAAATAAAAATTCATAGAATCATCGAAGTTTTTATTTTGAGTCTACGATTAAAGTGTTTCATCTTCATACATATTTTACTCTTTTAGTACACACTTTAAAAATCGTAAATTATGCTATAATATGGAACTATCACAAAATGTATAGGTTTTTAATTTAAGCTTTTACCGTATACATACTTATTACTAAATATATAAACTTAAGGATATGTTTAATGGTGCCAAGGTTTAAAGTAATAAAAATATAGTAGCTAATTAATAAAGGAGATAAAGATTTGAAGATTGATAGATTAATTACAATAATTATGATGCTTATAAATAAAAAAAGAGTTACGGCTAAAGAATTAGCAGAGTTTTTTGAGGTATCAGTAAGGACTGTTCAAAGAGATATAGATGCAATAAATATTGCAGGTATACCAATAGTTTCATATAAAGGGTATGAGGGTGGATATGAAATACTAGAAGGCTACAAGATAGATAATAATTTTGTGACGGAAAAAGAATATGACTTGCTACTGAAGTTGCTTAAGGGGTTAGAAAATGTCTATGATGATCCTGTGGTGAAAGGCATGGCTGAAAAATTAAAAGCAGTTAAGGCTAATGACAACGTTAATATAGATAAGAATCTTATAATGGATTTTTCTCATTGGGGAAACTCAAAAAGAATCAAAAGAAAAGTATCACTAATAAGAGATGCGATAGATATAAAGTGTACCATAAAGTTTTACTATGTAGATCTAAATGGTAAAGGAACAGAAAGAGAGATTGAACCCCATACCCTAATACTAAAGGTTAATACTTGGTATGTTTATGGATTTTGTAAATTGAGAGGAGATTTTAGGTTATTTAAGCTTACAAGAATAGATAAGTTAGAAAGAACTGAAAATGTCTTTATACCTAAGGATATTGAAAATCATAGTCTGCTTACTGAAAAGGGAAGTAATTATATTCACTTGAAACTAAAATTTCATCCTTCATGTATGAATAGATTGGATGATTATTTTGAGATGGAAGAAATGAGTTTTCAAGAAGATGGAGATATACTGGTTGAGGTTAGTTATCCAGAAGATGAGTGGGTTTATAGCATGCTATTAAGCTTTGGGGATAAGGTTGAAATACTAGAGCCAAGTCATGTTAAGGATATAATTCTAGAAAGAGTGAAAAATATTTTAGATAAATATAAGTAATATGAAAAGCGCATGTGTTATTAATAGCGAAAAGACTTTTAAAGTTCAATTTATATATTCCTAAATAGGAAATAAACAATGGTTGGTTTAATCTCTATCATTGATGTATAATATTAAGTAGGATTTAGGAATGATAGTGAGGTGGTTAACCTTGGCATATACAGCTTTATATAGAGAATGGAGACCTAAGAAATTTGAAGATGTTGTAGGTCAGGAACATATAACAACAACTTTAAGAAATCAAATAATAAATAATAGAATAGCACATGCATATCTATTTTGTGGAACTAGGGGTACTGGTAAGACCTCAAGTGCAAAGGTGTTTGCTAAGGCTTTAAATTGCTTGGATTTACATGATGGAGAACCTTGTAATCAATGTGAGATGTGTAATAAGATCAATAATGGTCTTGCTATAGATATAACAGAGTTAGATGCAGCGTCCAATAATGGTGTAGATAAGATCAGAGATATAATAGATGATGTTCAGTATCCTCCACAGGAAGCTAGATTCAAAGTTTATATAATGGATGAGGTTCATATGCTTTCTCAAGGTGCAGTAAATGCATTTCTTAAGACTCTTGAAGAGCCCCCTAAAAATGTTATATTTATTTTGGCTACTACTGATCCTCAGAAGCTACCTATAACTATTTTATCAAGATGTCAGAGATTTGACTTTAAAAGAATAGGTAAGGATGATATAGCAGGGCATTTAAGACGAATAGTGAAAGAACAAGGTGTTTATGCTGATGATAAGAGTTTAGATTTAATATCAAGAGTTTCAGATGGAGCACTTAGAGATTCACTTAGTATATTAGACCAGGCAATTTCAATGGGAAACGGTAAGATTGCATATGAAGGGCTTGTATCAATGCTAGGACTTGTAACTAATGAGTACTTATTCAATATAACTGATGCTGTAGTTGAGAGAAATATTGAAAAAACTATGAATATAATAGAGGAAATAGTCTTCTCTGGTAAGGATGTACACTTATTTATAAAAGATCTAATATCTCATTATAGAAATCTGCTTATGGTAAAAGTCACAAACACCCCAGAAGAAGTATTGGATATGTCTGTGGAGAATATTAGTTTTCTTAAGCAGCAGGCTTCAAGGATGAGAGTAGAAGAGGTAATGAGAGCAATAAGAATACTTCAAGAAGCTGAGGAAAGTTCTAAACAAAGTAAGCAGGCGAGAATATATTTGGAGTTAGCTTCAATTAAATTATGTAAAATAGAATATGATACTTCAAAAGAAGTGTTGTTATCAAGAATAAATAAGCTTGAAGAAATAATAAAGAGTGGAAAGATAAAAGTGGCGGCACCTGCTTCCAGCGGTGTAGCAAACAATGAAAAGAGCCAAGGAGTATCCTCAGAGAGAAGTAAATTAAGCCCGTCTAAAGTGCAGCAAGAAGTGCATCATAGTGAAGGTTCTTCTAATCATAATGAACATTCATCAGTTACAATAGATGATGTAAA
Proteins encoded in this region:
- a CDS encoding DedA family protein; the protein is MIEFIVSWAIYVLGKLGYFGVFSLMALESACIPIPSEAILPFGGYLASSAYTGNKLNLILVIIIGTLGGTFGSVCIYYIGAKGGRPLVEKYAEKLRLSKSHLEMSDNYFNKYGEKIAFFSRLLPIIRTFISLPAGISKMNFKKFVFYTFVGSLIWSIILGYAGYMMGENWTKIRSWLHIADYIVVVAVVVLIGYWIVNRRRKAVTEE
- a CDS encoding TetR/AcrR family transcriptional regulator, translated to MVKENKEQIILEAAIKIFSEKGFSAATTSEIAKSAGVAEGTIFRYFKTKKELLTGAMVKLIEVFSEMFITSRINKILKDHEGMDPKITLKAIAKDRLDIIDKHWDLIKVVITELQFHEDLRNSFLVDMASKGKLLLEDFIKSGIARGVFRDINPTIAARALVGTLSIYIIQRQLIPSLVNMNDDEQIDLIIDLFLNGLNKK
- the lgt gene encoding prolipoprotein diacylglyceryl transferase, with amino-acid sequence MNPVAFNIFGLDIRWYGLLISFGVLAALTLAYFTCRLKGTDFDKLMDIFIIAFPMAIIGARLYYVVFEFDYYKNNLNQIINIRQGGLAIHGGVIFALVTAFIYTKVKKLDFFEFADIAAPSIILAQAIGRWGNFFNSEAHGGPVTKEFISKFPAFIQKGMLIDGTYYHPTFLYESLWNVLVCLILLFILYKRNNNHKGIVLGSYMILYSIGRFFIEGLRTDSLYMAYGLRTAQVVSGLGVVFGIIMITAIVRRKKGIFY
- a CDS encoding TIGR03943 family putative permease subunit: MKKFNINELIWFLILVLSSLLLMYLLKTSSIANFVHPKMNKYLIFAIGVLLVIAFIQFFKIFTVPDRGGIRKDYFIFIAAILAIGLATNKDMGTEGINLKGIKLSTRSYWDVTGDNHHHFDKIPDGVIELIGENYYCYLEDIEKNMDKFKGRKVLTEGLVYKNSSMNKNEFIIARSVMSCCAADSQIIGIKIISQFDKTYDGQWVRIKGTLSSTTVYEGNKLIEVPIIKSESIEVTKKPSNQYIYQN
- a CDS encoding ABC transporter permease encodes the protein MNMQRFLSIVKKEFIQIKRDKASFAIAIMMPLMMILLFGYAVVTQLEDISMLVLDQSNTAESRELIKSFENTSYFKVIGKAQNIDIIDDSINNGTAHSALIIPPDYADKIAKHEKPTVQFIVDGSDPTTARTAFSSGVMAAQSQSSKLIEKVTSKTLVTNNISGIDISTKVLFNPTLRNQNYTIPGLIGLIMQNITIILTAFALVREKERGTIEQLIVSPLKSPEIILGKLVPYIVIGFADFIYALILGIYWFNVPVAGSIPLLIFLGFGFVICALAIGILISTIAKTQLQAMQMAFLALLPSVLLSGFVFPREAMPKVIQYIGNVIPLTYFLNIIRGIVLKGLTINYLVQDVTLLFILGLVLLTLSIVRFRKKLD
- a CDS encoding HlyD family secretion protein, whose translation is MIKKIFSFILLLTTLSLAGCSTNKTSNNNIYTGTVESENFNISSEVTGKVNEINISDGSPVKSGDKVIQVDSKSYELQKQQAEAALRIAKAKQSDIPDTAKTSIKEEAQGAIDQAQASVDLAKLQIEKTSITSSIDGNVTEILVHKGDLVTPGMNVAKVTDLKNKYIKIYIEESKRSKVKLNSSLTIKFNDKTEKGKITYISDQSEFTPKNVETKDDKEKTLFEVKLKLDDSSTATPGLMADVILE
- a CDS encoding ABC transporter ATP-binding protein, coding for MNAIEVNGLTKKFGNYIAVDNISFNVPEGKIFGFLGPNGSGKSTTIRMLCGVLTPTDGSARILNYDVAKNVAKVKQNIGYMSQKFSLYEDLTVNENLDFYAGIYGLTSKQRNERKKGIISMAGLTGRENVLTRNLSGGWKQRLALGCALIHKPKILILDEPTAGVDPVSRRIFWQMIFTLAKQGITILVTTHYMDEAQSCDNIAFIFNSKLIALGTPEELIKQENASNLEDVFIKYVEKSTNQKVQSSFEDLKFLIGEERS